One segment of Prosthecobacter sp. DNA contains the following:
- a CDS encoding acyltransferase produces MSPSTRPILDTINSSSRFLALDGLRGAAILMVLSWNLVSQMHTEAGSLAAYAQALCRLNWSGVDLFFVLSGFLIGGILLDQRRSRNLLQVFYLRRACRIFPIYFLSLILFLIARSCLDGTSHEWGWLLTNQGMGGKGIGTASPVPLYSYFLYLQNLWMAWGRSWGPGWLGITWSLAVEEQFYLLLPFIILAVPQKKTLIILCAVCAACALFFRMGHEGLSRYCLLPARMDSLMAGVVISCLLRQEGFVLWLGKSGRAIAAFAIVLAVMFAALIMRPYALGVLNHSFLAVFYSTVLLGAVMFPSGAAVRVLEAAPLRWFGRASYGIYLFHEPVIGAAHAVAFNQAPRIHSPAEAAVSVAAMLAAIGLAAVSYEWFERHLIAFGKRHAYEMPDSVTAK; encoded by the coding sequence ATGTCACCATCCACCCGCCCCATTTTGGATACGATCAACTCTTCCTCGCGTTTCCTCGCGCTGGACGGGCTCCGGGGGGCGGCTATTCTGATGGTGCTTTCCTGGAATCTGGTCTCACAGATGCATACGGAGGCTGGCTCGCTGGCCGCGTATGCCCAGGCTCTCTGCCGGCTTAACTGGAGCGGCGTGGATCTCTTTTTCGTGCTCTCAGGCTTTCTCATCGGCGGAATTCTGCTCGATCAGAGGCGCTCGAGGAATCTTCTTCAAGTCTTCTATCTGCGCCGCGCTTGCCGCATTTTTCCGATCTATTTTTTGAGCCTCATCCTGTTCCTGATTGCTCGCTCCTGCCTTGATGGCACCAGTCACGAGTGGGGCTGGCTGCTGACAAACCAGGGCATGGGAGGCAAGGGGATCGGCACGGCCAGTCCCGTCCCTCTCTACAGCTACTTCCTCTATCTGCAAAACCTCTGGATGGCCTGGGGGCGGTCCTGGGGGCCCGGCTGGCTGGGGATCACCTGGTCGCTTGCCGTGGAGGAGCAGTTCTATCTTCTGCTGCCGTTCATCATCCTCGCGGTTCCTCAGAAGAAGACGCTCATCATTCTGTGCGCAGTCTGCGCCGCCTGCGCATTGTTTTTCCGCATGGGGCACGAGGGCCTTTCCAGATATTGCCTGCTGCCCGCGCGGATGGACTCGCTCATGGCCGGAGTGGTGATCTCCTGTTTGCTGCGGCAAGAGGGTTTCGTCTTGTGGCTTGGGAAGTCCGGGCGCGCCATCGCTGCGTTCGCCATTGTGCTGGCGGTCATGTTTGCCGCACTGATCATGCGGCCTTATGCGCTGGGTGTGCTGAATCACAGCTTCCTGGCTGTCTTTTACTCAACGGTCCTGCTGGGTGCAGTCATGTTTCCTTCCGGAGCTGCCGTGCGCGTGCTCGAGGCCGCGCCGCTTCGGTGGTTTGGGCGGGCTTCATACGGCATCTATCTGTTTCATGAGCCTGTCATAGGTGCGGCTCATGCGGTGGCTTTCAATCAGGCACCCAGGATTCATTCCCCGGCGGAGGCGGCGGTGTCCGTCGCGGCTATGCTTGCCGCCATTGGGCTGGCGGCGGTTTCGTATGAATGGTTTGAACGGCATCTCA